The Arvicanthis niloticus isolate mArvNil1 chromosome 9, mArvNil1.pat.X, whole genome shotgun sequence genomic interval GTGGACTCCATTGGAGCTGATGAAAGACTGGTGTGAGATGCACTCTCAGTAATACTGGTTAAGGTAGACTGGCCCTGGGGAGATCTGTCTTTCCTCAGCTGCAGATGCTGTAATTCAAAGATCAGTAGTCTTTATTCCTACCAAACCTCTCAGCCTCCTCTGCTAACTCGGGGAGGCATTGGGACCAGAAACCAGGCTCAGGGCAGTTTGGACATTCATGCTGACTTTAAGAACTGCCTTTCTCTGTTTGCTGTTGCCAGGCTGATGAGATTGAGAAGATTTTATGCCATAAATTCATGCGCTTCATGATGATGCGAGCAGAGAACTTCTTTATCCTTCGAAGGAAACCTGTGGAGGTGAGATTCATGCTTCTGATTATTTGTAGTTCCCAGGATTCTGTCTGTGGGTGGACCCAGATTGTTTGATTTTTGTAGTACTGGGGgtggaacccaaggccttgcactTCTGGGCAAGTTACTGTGCTACAGCCTGGGTCTGTAGAATTGACTGCAGGCTGAGGCTGCTTCTCTAGCTTAGGGGTTCACTGCCTGGGCGGAGTCAGCCTGTACCAAGTAGCAGGGAGACAAAAGCCCTGGAGAAGGCAGGTCTACAGCGCCCTCCTCCTCAGAATCTTGGGCCTAGTCACAGACAAAAGAGTGATTTCAGTGTgcttaggctggcctctaactcacggttcttctgccttagcttcctcCACACTGGGAGTAAGCATGCCCACCACACCCATGTcaggaaggggggtgagggggggggagacaacagaaaaagGCAAAGCAAAAACTTTCCTACCAACTGAAGTCCAGCCTTTCAATGCCACAGCAAACAGTGAATTGCTTattgtctgcctttgtatgtaaAGGTACTGAAAGGTACATAAACTCCCTGCCAAGTCTCCCTGGTGacctggcagccaccatgttagAGCAGCAGAGACCATCACTGAACATACTGAGTGTATTAGCCTCTGGTCTTCTTCACCTTGCTCCCTGTCCTCACTTTAACCTTGGGGCTCACTCTTCTTCACACATCCTGAAGCAAACAGCTTCAGTCCCATCCTTTTCCATGTcactttttctgtgttttttactATTGAATTGGAgtctttaaaataagatttatgaTCCCTTCATTTCCTTGGCTCATTTCAAATACAAGGCTCTTTATGCTATGGGGACATCTTACCTGGCACATGCTTTTGAAGTGGGTTCAGTTGCTTGGGTCCAGcagacacacaaatgcacactcaTCTataccccaccctcacccccacctacCCAAGAAAGTCAAAGTTGGATTGCTGACTGAGGGTTAATATTATAGCTCAGGAGAAAATGGTAGCCGGTTGGAAGCCCGTGAGTGGGGGAAAAGATGTGACAACCAGGTGTCTCTGGGGGCTAATTTTGTCTTGTGTCTTCCTTCTCTGATGGCTTCCCTCTCTAGGGGTATGACATCAGCTTTCTCATCACTAACTTCCACACGGAGCAGATGTACAAACACAAACTGGTGGACTTTGTAATCCACTTCATGGAGGAGATCGACAAGGAGATCAGTGAGATGAAACTGTCAGTTAATGCCCGGGCTCGGATCGTGGCCGAGGAGTTTCTCAAGAATGTGAGTAGGGCCTCCCTCCCTTCTTGATGCCAGGGTGGAAGAAGCTATGGGTTCTGGAATGCGGTGGCACTCACAAGATAGTCCTGAGTCTCCTCAGACCCAGAGCATAGCCAGGTACTTTGAAGCACAAGGCCAAAGATTTCACCCTTGAAAGCCAGAAGGCATTTCTATTTCTCCAAGACTGGGAGGCAAATCACTGGTGGAAATTCCAGTTCTGCATAGTCTCCATCTGTCCTAGTTCAAACCCCCAAGTGAGGAAGATAAAGTGCCTGCGAATCTTCTGAGACCAAAGGACAGCCTACTTCTTAAATAgagttaaatatttttcttcagtgtctgttttCAGGCTCACACTATGGTTTCTTCAACATGTTTCCCATTACTCATGGCTTGGGGCCATCTAACTGAAAGGCCTGCATTGCTTAGAAGAGGGTGGATTGTTTACATTGTGGAGCTGGTAGCATCGTTTTGTCTAGAGATTCAGGACATGCCCCTGCCTTCCTAACAATCTCTGGTTTGTTGATACATTCCACTCAGGGCTGTCCAATCCCTCCATGGTAGAGCTAGTGTTTATTTCTACTAGTGCATACAAACCCAGCCCAGGGGAACGCAGAAGCCTGAAAGTGGAAATGAACCCACTTCCCCTGGGGTTTAATTATCTGTGGGTGGCCAGCACATATATAACAAACACAGGCAATGTTGTTTATACTCATAAGTCAGACCCAAGTGTGGGGCATGGCTTCTCTGCCTTCTCTAGGCATGTTGCTGAACTGCTCAACTAAGTCTGGTTTCCTCAGCTGTGACCTGAGAGTGCTGTAAATATGTACCTTTCAGGGCCGTAAGCATTAAGATCACACAGTGCTTCTTACCACAGAGACTTCCAGGTATAGAAACCATGTCTCTATGAAACTATGAAGTCATAGTTTCGGGAGCGATCATAAAGGCCACTAGATTCATTTGACCAAGGGGAAATAGTGCTTGTCACAATTTAGTATTTGGCTTAAATCACTCAATCACttataatttatgtgtgtgtgtgggggggggggagcaggagggagaggagagacagacagacagacagaccacagatttcagaacagagtatcagaATCCCCTGAAGCTAGAACTATAGGAGCTAACTGATGTTTATGCTGGAAACTGACGTCAGGTCCTCCAGAGGGAGCAGTATTCACTAagccgtttctccagcccctagaacTTAATATTTATTGTCTTAGGCTCTGGAAGTGAAGTTGCCTAGCCAGTGTCCAACTACTAACTGGAAGAAGGGGAATACAAAGTGGGATTTCTGGTTTAACCATCTACACAATAGGGCCATAGCATCTGGTGGTGCTTCAGTCTCTCAGGCAGGTAGTGCATGTGGCCCAGGTTGCTTTGTGGAACATGGTAGCACTTGCCTCTGAAAGGGATTGCTACCAGGCAGCTGCAGCCTGTTACTGCATCATTGTCCTGCTTTTTCTTCTGGAGCTTGGAATTGAACCGAACTCAGGGCTTTGCTTGTTCTGCCTAAGCCCTGTAGCTGGTCTCTGTCTCCAACttgcttttaatttatattttgagctcaaatctcactgtgtagtcccaGGAGTCCTCAAATTTGCAGTCATCCCACCTCAATCTCTGTagtagctgggattgcaggcctgtATGGCCAGGCCAGAACAAATTGTTCACATGAACTCCCAAATTTGGATTTGGTAGTGGCATCTGTTATCTTCAAAGTTAGCAACTAATTCATAGCTTTGAACATTATGTTTCCCAGTCTTGGGCTATGTTCAGTCATTGAGCAGTCTCTAGTTTATAGTGTCCAGGATTGCTCTTGGCACCATGGGGCTATCTGAAGGCAGGAAgcatttccttcctgtctctttccttccctatctcttcctctcttttgatcttcCTGAGAGGAGGCAGGGGAAACAGGTAACCTAGGCTGCCCCTGAATTTACTTTGcctgaggatagccttgaactcctgatatgTGTGCCTCCActttcctgagtgctaagattgtGTGTACTGCCATGGGGATCAGAAAGCTCTTCTAAGGCCTGTTCTGGTTTGACAATCACCCAAAGTTAaacataaagttaaaataaaaccttatcCCTCTCTCCTTGGCTCCCTGAGCCCTGCAGCCCCTCACATCTGGGCCTGTATCTGAAACAGTTTAGTTGCTAAGCAAGCTACGGGGAAGCCCTCAGCACTTAATTTCTTCAGCTTT includes:
- the Arpc4 gene encoding actin-related protein 2/3 complex subunit 4, with the translated sequence MTATLRPYLSAVRATLQAALCLENFSSQVVERHNKPEVEVRSSKELLLQPVTISRNEKEKVLIEGSINSVRVSIAVKQADEIEKILCHKFMRFMMMRAENFFILRRKPVEGYDISFLITNFHTEQMYKHKLVDFVIHFMEEIDKEISEMKLSVNARARIVAEEFLKNF